From Xiphophorus hellerii strain 12219 chromosome 9, Xiphophorus_hellerii-4.1, whole genome shotgun sequence, a single genomic window includes:
- the LOC116725209 gene encoding granzyme G-like yields the protein MFIYCDLAALVLVLTFYRQAHAGKIIGGREAAPHSRPYMALLTCRADNGSETYCGGVLVSEYFVITAAHCKAKSYEVCLGLHSYGKNSSCLSVEQDFPHKNYDNKYYTNDIMLLKLSTKAIFDKNVQPIVLADMCDNKLPKKCVVSGWGATSDDNKNMSNELREVNVTLTHGDFCTEKNEYCSKGEDGPAEGDSGGPLVCEDGKAFGVISAKSLTFKLTKYAKIPYYREWIDEIMKHN from the exons ATGTTCATCTACTGTGACTTAGCAGCGCTGGTGCTTGTGCTTACTTTTTATAGACAAG CTCATGCAGGTAAAATCATTGGTGGCCGTGAGGCTGCACCTCACAGCAGGCCGTACATGGCGCTTTTGACTTGCCGCGCCGACAATGGTAGCGAAACATATTGTGGTGGGGTCCTCGTGAGTGAATATTTTGTGATAACTGCTGCCCACTGCAAAGCCAA GTCTTATGAGGTTTGTCTTGGACTGCACAGTTACGGCAAAAATAGTTCATGTTTGTCTGTGGAGCAAGATTTTCCACATAAGAATTACGATAACAAATATTACACAAATGACATCATGCTTTTGAAG TTGTCTACCAAAGCTATTTTCGACAAGAACGTGCAGCCTATTGTCCTGGCAGACATGTGTGACAACAAACTTCCCAAAAAGTGTGTAGTATCTGGCTGGGGAGCAACAAGCGAcgacaataaaaacatgtctaATGAGCTGAGGGAAGTCAATGTGACGCTCACTCATGGTGATTTCTGTACTGAGAAAAATGAGTACTGCTCTAAAGGGGAGGACGGACCGGCTGag GGAGACTCTGGTGGTCCGTTAGTCTGTGAAGATGGAAAAGCCTTTGGAGTGATCTCAGCAAAGAGTCTCACTTTTAAACTGACCAAGTACGCCAAGATACCCTACTACAGAGAGTGGATTGATGAGATCATGAAACATAACTGA